A window from Sinorhizobium fredii encodes these proteins:
- a CDS encoding TraB/GumN family protein gives MTTLTEPVRTLAAKASDALLWLIALLHVLMAASLLVALLSISEAEAAEHADCGGSNILAGLEQSDPARLAAIRREADAVPNGKGLLWKIEGQGLAPSFLLGTMHVTDPRVLAMPAGGAEAYAAAQTVVVESDEIIDEKKASAAILMHPDLTMFAGNRTINDFLEPKDRALLENGLKARGIPLPLVAKMKPWMIASFVALPACEFTRKAAGASFLDKKLAEDAVSQGKSLKGLESLVEQLAAMDSLPVEWHLRALIETLALGKTIDDVLTTMTDLYLAGDTGMILPMMRSVAEKLSPGDLGYADFEQRIIIDRNRVMAVRAKPILKGGNVFMAVGALHLPGKEGLVELLRRQGFTVTPVN, from the coding sequence ATGACGACGCTCACAGAACCGGTTCGCACTTTGGCCGCCAAGGCGAGCGATGCCCTGCTGTGGCTGATCGCGCTTCTGCATGTGCTGATGGCCGCAAGCCTCCTCGTCGCCCTGCTCTCCATCTCGGAAGCCGAAGCCGCGGAACATGCCGACTGCGGCGGCAGCAACATCCTTGCCGGTCTCGAACAATCCGATCCGGCCCGCCTCGCCGCGATACGCCGCGAGGCCGATGCGGTGCCGAACGGCAAGGGCCTGCTGTGGAAGATCGAAGGGCAAGGACTGGCGCCGTCCTTCCTGCTCGGCACCATGCACGTCACCGATCCGCGTGTGCTCGCCATGCCCGCCGGCGGCGCCGAAGCCTATGCCGCGGCGCAAACCGTCGTCGTCGAATCCGACGAGATCATCGACGAGAAAAAGGCGAGCGCCGCCATCCTGATGCATCCCGACCTCACCATGTTTGCCGGCAACAGGACGATCAACGATTTCCTGGAGCCGAAGGACCGGGCACTTCTCGAAAACGGCCTCAAGGCGCGCGGCATTCCCCTGCCCCTAGTCGCCAAGATGAAGCCCTGGATGATCGCCAGCTTCGTCGCCCTGCCGGCCTGCGAATTCACCCGCAAGGCCGCCGGCGCGTCCTTCCTCGACAAGAAGCTCGCCGAGGATGCCGTGAGCCAGGGCAAGAGCCTGAAGGGACTGGAAAGCCTGGTTGAGCAGCTCGCCGCGATGGACTCGCTTCCCGTCGAGTGGCATCTGCGGGCGCTGATCGAAACGCTCGCGCTCGGCAAGACGATCGACGACGTATTGACGACGATGACCGACCTCTACCTTGCCGGCGACACCGGCATGATCCTGCCGATGATGCGCTCGGTGGCCGAAAAACTCTCGCCCGGCGATCTCGGCTATGCCGACTTCGAGCAGCGGATCATCATCGACCGCAACAGGGTCATGGCGGTGCGCGCCAAGCCTATCCTGAAAGGCGGCAACGTCTTCATGGCCGTCGGCGCGCTGCATCTGCCCGGCAAGGAAGGGCTGGTCGAGCTCCTGCGCCGGCAGGGCTTCACCGTCACGCCGGTCAATTGA
- the lpdA gene encoding dihydrolipoyl dehydrogenase, which yields MAYDLIVIGSGPGGYVCAIKAAQLGMKVAVVEKRSTYGGTCLNVGCIPSKALLHASEMFHHAAHGLDALGVEVASPKLNLQKMLAHKDATVKANVDGVSFLFKKNKIDGFQGTGKVLGQGKVSVTNDQGEEQVLEAKNIVIATGSDVAGIPGVDVAFDEKVIISSTGALELEKVPTSMIVVGGGVIGLELGSVWARLGAKVTVVEFLDTILGGMDGEVAKQLQRMLAKQGLDIKLGAKVTGVVKSENGAKVTFEPVKGGEATTLDAEVVLVATGRKPCTENMGLAKAGVVLDSRGRVEIDNHFQTSIAGVYAIGDVVRGPMLAHKAEDEGVAVAEIIAGQAGHVNYDVIPGVVYTQPEVASVGKTEEELKAAGVAYKVGKFPFTANGRARAMLQTDGFVKILADKETDRVLGGHIIGFGAGEMIHEIAVLMEFGGSSEDLGRICHAHPTMSEAVKEAALSTFFKPIHM from the coding sequence ATGGCTTATGATCTCATCGTTATCGGTAGCGGTCCCGGCGGCTATGTCTGCGCCATCAAGGCGGCGCAACTGGGCATGAAGGTGGCCGTGGTCGAGAAGCGCAGCACCTATGGCGGCACCTGCCTCAATGTCGGCTGCATTCCTTCCAAGGCGCTGCTGCATGCTTCCGAGATGTTCCACCACGCCGCGCATGGCCTCGATGCGCTCGGCGTCGAGGTCGCAAGCCCGAAGCTCAATCTGCAGAAGATGCTCGCCCACAAGGACGCGACCGTTAAGGCGAATGTCGACGGCGTCTCCTTCCTCTTCAAGAAGAACAAGATCGACGGCTTCCAGGGCACCGGGAAGGTACTCGGCCAGGGCAAGGTGTCCGTCACCAACGACCAGGGCGAGGAGCAGGTCCTCGAAGCCAAGAACATCGTCATCGCCACCGGTTCGGACGTTGCCGGCATTCCCGGCGTCGATGTCGCTTTCGACGAGAAGGTGATCATCTCCTCGACCGGCGCTCTCGAACTGGAGAAGGTGCCGACGAGCATGATCGTCGTCGGCGGCGGCGTCATCGGTCTCGAGCTCGGTTCGGTCTGGGCGCGCCTCGGCGCCAAGGTGACCGTTGTCGAGTTCCTCGATACGATCCTCGGCGGCATGGACGGCGAGGTCGCCAAGCAGCTCCAGCGGATGCTGGCGAAGCAGGGTCTCGACATCAAGCTCGGCGCCAAGGTGACCGGCGTGGTGAAGTCGGAAAACGGCGCGAAGGTGACCTTCGAACCGGTCAAGGGCGGCGAGGCGACGACGCTCGACGCGGAGGTGGTGCTGGTCGCGACCGGCCGCAAGCCCTGCACCGAGAACATGGGTCTCGCCAAGGCGGGCGTCGTCCTCGACTCGCGCGGCCGGGTGGAAATCGACAATCACTTCCAGACGAGCATCGCCGGCGTCTACGCCATCGGCGACGTGGTGCGCGGGCCGATGCTCGCCCACAAGGCGGAGGACGAAGGCGTCGCCGTGGCGGAGATCATCGCCGGTCAGGCGGGTCACGTGAACTACGACGTCATTCCGGGCGTCGTCTACACCCAGCCGGAGGTCGCCTCCGTCGGCAAGACCGAGGAGGAACTGAAGGCCGCCGGCGTCGCCTACAAGGTCGGCAAGTTCCCCTTCACCGCCAATGGCCGCGCCCGCGCCATGCTTCAGACGGACGGTTTCGTGAAGATCCTCGCGGACAAGGAGACGGACCGCGTCCTCGGCGGCCATATCATCGGCTTCGGCGCCGGCGAGATGATCCACGAAATCGCCGTGCTGATGGAATTCGGCGGCTCGTCCGAGGACCTCGGCCGCATCTGCCATGCCCATCCGACCATGTCGGAGGCGGTGAAGGAAGCGGCGCTTTCGACCTTCTTCAAGCCGATCCACATGTGA
- a CDS encoding DUF2867 domain-containing protein, with the protein MKPRSVAARLPNVCLPGADWADCYELLHLGERITAHEAARRALGSAPRWVRKLLALRNRIVAPLGLKAGAPFADASLIGAFPIPTGSDREIVLGLDDRHLDFRIVVEVRDGPADSQVIGITTLVRRRNLFGYFYLAAVTPFHKAIVPALLAQLNEPAQSILN; encoded by the coding sequence ATGAAACCACGCAGCGTTGCCGCCCGCTTGCCCAATGTCTGCCTGCCCGGCGCCGACTGGGCGGACTGCTATGAGCTTCTCCATCTCGGGGAACGCATCACCGCACACGAAGCGGCAAGGCGGGCGCTCGGCAGTGCGCCGCGCTGGGTTCGCAAACTTCTGGCGCTGCGCAACCGCATCGTTGCGCCGCTTGGTCTCAAGGCCGGCGCCCCTTTCGCAGATGCCAGCCTGATCGGCGCCTTCCCGATCCCCACCGGCAGCGATCGCGAAATCGTCCTCGGCCTCGATGACCGGCATCTGGATTTCCGCATCGTCGTGGAGGTGCGCGACGGTCCGGCCGACAGCCAAGTGATCGGCATCACGACGCTGGTGCGCCGCAGGAACCTGTTCGGTTACTTTTATCTCGCCGCCGTCACGCCCTTTCACAAGGCGATCGTTCCGGCATTGCTCGCGCAGCTGAACGAACCGGCGCAATCGATCCTCAATTGA
- a CDS encoding tyrosine recombinase XerC, protein MNELLVIGHPEVMAERRRWLASLAEERRLSDKTIEAYERDTRQFLTFLTGHLAGPPRLADIRTLRPADLRGFLAQRRKAGAGARTLGRGLAGLRSFLRYLEKNGLANAAGAGAVRSPKQPKSLPKPLTDRDAVKVVTAEAQLAEEPWIAARNAAVLTLLYGCGLRISEALDLTPDDFSGALSLRITGKGGKTRIVPLIAAAMEAVATYRKLCPYHIGPEEPLFRGARGARLQPAIIQREMQKLRSALGLPDSATPHALRHSFATHLLAGGGDLRTIQELLGHASLSTTQVYTGVDSARLLEIYDRAHPRA, encoded by the coding sequence ATGAACGAACTTCTCGTGATCGGCCATCCGGAGGTGATGGCGGAGCGTCGGCGCTGGCTCGCAAGCCTTGCCGAAGAACGCCGCCTGTCCGACAAGACCATCGAAGCCTATGAGCGCGACACACGGCAGTTCCTGACCTTCCTGACCGGACATCTCGCCGGGCCGCCGCGGCTCGCAGACATCCGGACGCTCAGGCCGGCCGATCTGCGCGGCTTTCTCGCGCAGCGCCGCAAGGCCGGAGCCGGAGCGCGCACGCTGGGCCGCGGCCTCGCCGGGCTGCGGTCATTCCTGCGCTACCTCGAGAAAAACGGTCTTGCCAACGCCGCCGGCGCCGGCGCCGTGCGCTCGCCGAAACAGCCGAAGTCGCTGCCGAAGCCTTTGACCGATCGGGATGCCGTGAAAGTCGTGACGGCGGAGGCGCAGCTCGCCGAGGAACCGTGGATCGCCGCCCGCAACGCTGCGGTTCTGACGCTCCTCTACGGCTGCGGCCTGCGCATCTCGGAAGCGCTGGACCTGACGCCGGACGATTTTTCCGGCGCTCTATCGCTGCGCATCACCGGCAAGGGCGGCAAGACCCGGATCGTCCCACTGATCGCCGCGGCGATGGAGGCGGTCGCGACCTATCGGAAACTCTGCCCCTATCACATCGGCCCCGAAGAGCCGCTCTTTCGCGGCGCCCGGGGCGCCAGGCTGCAGCCGGCGATCATCCAGCGCGAAATGCAGAAGCTGCGCTCGGCCCTCGGCCTGCCCGATTCGGCGACGCCGCATGCGCTGCGCCATTCCTTCGCGACTCATCTGCTCGCCGGCGGCGGCGACCTGCGCACCATCCAGGAACTGCTCGGCCATGCCAGCCTGTCGACCACGCAGGTCTATACCGGCGTCGATTCCGCACGGCTGCTGGAAATCTACGATCGCGCCCATCCGCGCGCCTAG